In the genome of Drosophila kikkawai strain 14028-0561.14 chromosome 2R, DkikHiC1v2, whole genome shotgun sequence, the window taattacagaaACTTGTTTAGGAAGCAATTTATTATGTTTCACAACACATTTAAGTTCTGTTTATCAAGTCTTTACTTTATTATTCCCTCATTCCCGTCAAGAAACAAAGAACTCCTACCAAACCCGCTGCGAAGAAAGAAGCAGGTTATTTCTTTATCTAAAGATACTACGATGATGATGAATGTAGCCTAATCGAGCTTTGTTTCTtcaatatatttgtaatttcTTATCAATGCCTACGCCTCTGGAATCGGtgtaatatatgtatgtacttgtGTGTGAAATATAAACAGGCTACCAACATGTCGACGCTTCGACAATGTCTGCTGCTGTGGAGCGTTGACTACTGGAACTTGGAAGGTAAACCGCTGAATAGTGCGGATCTGCTTTGCTTCTCAGTTGTCAGtcttcagttcagttcagttttcTTTTGACTTTTTCTCCGTTTTGTTGCTCCGCCACAATGCCTCGCGTCAATGAATATGCAACGATAATAATATCTGAATCTCTCTGTATGCACCACTCCTCGGGGACCCCTCCCTTTCCGCTTTAGTCATGGCCGACAATGTGTTCAAGTCGCACGATATCGGGCTGCGGGCGCAGAAGAAGATCCTCTCACGCATGGCCACCAAAAACATAGCCAAGACGTTCATTGATGGTACAACGGCCTCGCTGCTGGACAACCTGTACAGGCTGTGCAAACTGCACACCGGGAACAAGGCCAAGGCGGAgaagctgatcaagaatatcaTCAAGATTGTGATTAAGATTGGAGTCCTGCACCGGAATAATCAGTTTAGCGACGAGGAGCTGCAAAAGGCGGAGAACTTTAAGAGGAAGTTTCAGGTGAGTTTTTGGTATCCTTAATTCTTCTCTTTAACTTTAACacattctttgtttttttcagAACACCCAACTCTCCATCATATCATTCTATGAGGTGGACTTTACTTTCGATTTGGCCTACCTGCAAAAGTCCATTGCCGAATCGCATGTGGCACTCAAGTCCATTGTACAGCCGCATCTCACAGAGAAATCGCTGGGTCGCATCGACGAAGTGTTCGATTTCTTTGGCGAGGCAACGTTGCTGGAGACTGCCTTCCGATCCGACTCCCCCTATCGCGAGGTGATGGGTAAAATCGTGTCTGACATTAATGCCGCCATGGAGATGGGTGACATTTGAAGGGAATGCAGACCTAAGCTGACATTGCGTGCTATGAAAGGCTATTTCTCTATCGAAACCAAAAAGCAGCCAGCTTGCTTAAACCATAAGCGCACCCACCAACACCAAAATACAAAAGTCTAGATTTAGATAGAGAACAGAGATAGGGAGAGCGTTGGGGAGAAAAGCTAGAAAAGACACAAGGAAAACAAAGGAAAGCCAGGCATAAACAgagttaaatttaatttgaatcgGTGATATATCATTGACAACAAATATCAAAAGTGTAAAGACGTCcgtattattgattttttgatGACAACGTTAACGTTAATATTTGTATGTGTACTCaagtctatatatatataatgatGTAGTTTGTAATAATTAGGAAGAACCAAATGCATTTCGCCAAAGGAATTCACCAAACGGAAATTGTAAACTCGAGCAAAATGCTTTTCTTTTAATTGGTGTGTAAGTCGTTGACCGTATATAGTAAGTGTGTGCGTGTaactttatatatgtatatgtactatatatgcGTAAGACCAAGTGTTAAATGGAAAATACTTCAAGCACAAGAAAAGCAATTACTTTTTGATACTCTAAACTCGCTAAAGAACACCGTCTGAATCAGACTTCTATGTACTTAATTAACCTTTGTTGATCAGCGGATCAGCGTCACCTAAACTCACCTGTGTGTGCTAGATGTAAACCATGCTAAGTTGTCACCAGAACCTGTTTATCACCCAGACTCCTTTGCCTATTGATCTTCGTATTTCTCTATGTATTCCAAGCCTCAAAGGGGTCACTAACCTTAAGCATTATTTATGATGATATTCCCACACTGCGCGGTTCCCACAAATGATATTCCAAGTACTTGAAATCGAAACATATCGAAACTATCGGAGAAACAACGCTAATGGGGACAATAATTTCGATATTTCAAGCACCATTTTAGTcgtttagattttaaatatttatttgttgataaaataaaaagcaacaaTTACCGAAAACATCCTTAACTCCTTATAAATCTATTTACTCGGCCCGCTTTTTGCTGAGCAAATCGTGGGCTTCCTCGCCAGCTTCCAGTTGCTGTTGACGGAAGAGCTCAATAAGCTTCTCGGTGGCGGATTGTGGAGTCTCCAGCGGCTTGGAGGCCTCCGTATTCGGGTAAACTTGGCCTTGGGTCTCCGGGGAACGCAGCAGGAAGGGTGTCCAGGGTCCCTGGATGGAGGGCACATCCGTGTGCCACATTTTACGCAAACGCAGAGAGCTGGAGCTGCCGTTTTGGGTCTTTAGCAGGTCTATCCACTTGGAGATCTCCTCCTGGGTGTTGTTTCTGCAGTTCAACCATTCACGATCGCCATTTACTAcgagaaatattattaaatattaaaaactacgTTTTAGAAGCTTAAATTGTTGAAGACTCACAATACTCTCCCACCAAAACGGGTGTGCGATGGCGTCGGGGCTTCACATAGACCACAATACCAGGATTTTCCTTAGCAAAGTCCACCAGGTGGTTCTCAATAAAGTCTCTGTGtaattggaattttaataattaatacatttacagtttaattaaagaatttaacCTACCGCATGCCTCTGCTTGAACCATTGTTTTTGCAGAATTTCAGAGTGATTCGCTGCAGCTGGCAGACATAGCGCCCCAGGCCATTTTGCAGGGGAGCCCGTGGAAAGCCCGACTTCATGAACAAGTGACTGTTTgacattttgtatttgtttttaattcaaatttgcttaaatattaatttttaacaagttTTCCTAATTAGAGACGACGTAACAGCTGACAGCTGTTTCTTGTCGGCGAGGAGCAGCGTTGCCCAGTTAGCTATTTACCGCTAGATCTGGCGGTTTTCAAAAGgataaattttaaactaataataataataaaaataattaccgTTGtcgttaatttaatttttaaaccaacccattaattttgattaaatttttgcattttttaaacatttatttattcaatttttattattaataaataatattccttACTGGACAACACTGGTGAGGAGGCTACGAACTAGCTACTAAGTAGCTAACAAGTACAAGAATTTAGTAAATCGTAAAAGAACtatgtaaaaatttaaaataactaatGCATAATCAAAAATTACTAAACACAGTAAGCCCTTTTTAGATATGACAAAGAAacaaggggaaaaaaaaagttaaatcaTAGCTACTTTTAGCCTATAATCGCTCACCTCTGCCGACAGACGCCTCCCATTCGCCATCTCTGGTCTGATAAAGGTACGAAGAAGCGGCACAAAAGAGAAACCGTGAAATGCAGGCGGCGTCGCTTTTCTTTTGATTGGAAAACTACGAAGCGGAGTAGAAAGCGTGTGCAACGTGTAAAAGTGGAGCGCACGCACCGAGCTGGCCTCGTGTCTTATCATCTGTAAATAGAGCGAAAACATGGCCACCGTAAGcataaaaacacatttttaatCGCTTTTGCAACCATGTAAACAACGGCACACACAGACTTTTGCAGGTTCGAAGTTCTCCACCAAACATGTTCtagccgacgacgacgaagagggggaggaggagcaaacggaggaggacgaggaggaagaAGACTCCGCAAAGTCTGGTTCGACCAGCTCGTTCAGTCTGCAGGAGTGCATCGACGAGTTCCGGGCACGCCGCACCCGCCGGGTGTCCAGCCACAGTCGCGACTGCGACAGCAACTTGCCGAGGAATAATCGGGAGCCAAGAACGCGCCGGACCATGGACGCAGACCTAATCAACCAGAATCGATGCAACAAGGAGCAGGAGCGCAAGGGCAAACCTTGCCAGAACGGCTTCTGCTATTGCTTTACCAGCGACAGTGGCGACTGCGCTTCCACCGCGCCGCCACGTGACCAGCACGTGCGCCTGCCCCGGCGCAGCAGGCGGTCCGAGAGCAGCAAGGTGGGCAAGCAATCTAACTCCTAATTTAACCCTTAATAAACCAggttatttcttttttccagGCCACCAAGCACAACAATCTGGGCAGTCAGGAGAAACAGCAGCCGGAAAAACGCCGTCTGAGTGAACCAGCCAATGTGAAATCCTCGAGCACGTCTCCTCTAACTGCTGTCAGTCGCCTGCGAGCCGTGTCCGGCGACAGTGATCCGCTTATACACATCATCCAGGAGCTGCGCGACAACTGTGTGGTGTCCGAGGTGCGGGTAAATCGTCAAAAGTTGCCCATAGCCACTTGCAGGCACAGGAGAAACACTCAGTCGCAAACTCTCAAGGCAACCACAACGACAAAACAAGCGAGCTACGAGGCCATAGAGTACAAGCCCTCGGCTCCTGTTCTCTCCAACATCAGTGAGCAGGAGTCCGCTGTGGAGGAGGAGTACGAGAAGGAGATGAAGCACGAGAAGGAGTCGTTAGAGCCCTCAAGTCGCCGAAGCTCTGGCTCTCGACGCAGCTCTGGCGGAGGCGGACGTCTTCTGCAGAAGCGCCTCTCCCAAAGAGAAGCCAAGTACAAATCTCGGGTTAGTCAAAAGCCACCGCCGCCAAAGCCACCAAGATGCAGCTCTCACAGTCTCACGGACGGCACCTCGCTCACCTCCACGAATCCCTCTGTGCGAGAAGCAGAGCGTGTTCTAGACGAGTTTCTGCGCAAGCGAGGCGTCCGTGTCCCAGTCAGTAATCTAACCAAGTCAAAGGAGAGCCAGCGCAGATCCTATCCCATGGGTGAGTAGCCAAGTACCAAGGCCCCAAATGAAACCGTAACCAAACCCCCAAACCCCAGCCAAATTAGATTTACCCAAAAAACCAAATGTACATATTTGCCAAAATAAAGAGTTTTGTTTCTGAACATCTTGAGTTACGGTTTCATTTATGGAATCCTTGCCTCCTTGTTTGCTTCACTGATTCAGTTACCCTTGCAGCTGAGGTGGAAAAGCCCAGGAAAAGTCCTAGCAAGGCACATCTGCCCACCTGTCCTTCTCTAAGCGATATTGAGCGCGTGGTGGAGTCCAAGCGTGGCTCGCATTATGCTAGGAATATCCGTCAGGAGACGGGCATCCAAAGCCGGAAGAGTGCCGAATCCAAGCAGATCATACTCGGCTGGACAGAGCCCAAGATCAGCGACATGCTCAACTATGAAGGCAAGCAGAAGGCCAAGGAGTTCGAGACACACGATGCCCCAGCTCAGCCACAAGTGGCAATTGGATGGCAGTTGCCGCAGCCAGTGGTTCCCAAAATCTCCCTGGACACTGTGGATGGCAGCATGAGCGAGAATCTGGCCTCCAATATGGAATACAAGGACACGCCCATCAAGTATCCCCGAGGAATCAAGATCACTGCCACTGGCGGCCAGGCTAGCCAGAAGTTCATTTGGGGCGAGCAGTGGCGAAATTTGTCGCCCTGGAAGAGCAACAAGTCTAAGAAGCTGGGAACCAAGTCCAAGAACTTTCTTAATAACTCCAAGAACAAGATTCTCCGCTTTGTTTCACCCAAGAAATCgaatcagcaggaggagcaacCACAGATTAGAACACCTCCCAAGCTATGCACCGTGGGCGTGCAGACCTCCACATCGCAGCTGGATCTGCAATCCCAGTCGCCGCCAGGTAGCTACCACTCTCCCATGCAGACGACGCCCTCCGCCACAACAACATCCACTCGCCAGCAGCCGTACTTTGACTTTGAGCGCAAGGTGGAGGCACCAACGCCGCCAAAGAAACTGCCACGTGCCAACCGAGCTCGCAAGCTAGATTTTCAAGCAGAACCCACAACGGCGGCCACTTATCGTTCGTATCAGAAGGATCTTGACCACGATGTGACCATAAACAAGATGGGCTACCTGCTGAGCAAAATACGGGCCAATCTGGAGGCTAGCGACGACCGGGCAGTGAGAACATTTCGGGTGAGTTGTACAACACTTTAATGAGGGGACAATCTTAAGATCTAAATAACACTGAAGATGGCGCCTGTGGCGTAATGGTCCGAGCCCAGATAGTGATTGGGAATCTTGCCCACGCGAAAGCAGGCTTGGATCGTGGGAAGTGAGTAGACGCTGATCGGCAGCAGCTTGTGCTTGCTTTTCGAGCAGAGTGATCGCAGGATGTAGTCCACGGTGATCCAGTTGTCCTGGTACGTGGAGACAGTGCCTTCGCCCGGATCTATGATATCGAACCTCATAGTATCCGTCTCCTTGCAGGCTTCCTTTCTTCCTTCCTCGCCGATAAGCAGCTGGATGGGTGAGCTGAATATCTCGCTGTTAAAGTCGCCGGTCAAGACCACTGGTGTGTCGTCCGTGGCAAAGGTGCTTAGCTCCCTGAGAGTTCTGGCCAACTGGGCACAGCGCACGTCCGATCTTTTTGGGTTGTACAGCAAATGAGTGGTGGCCACCACGAATTCCTTGGGAGTTGGGTAGTTCTTAAAGCGAAACTTGGCAAATAACGCCACCATCTCGCGGTTGAGCAGAGCCACATCGGGATCATGCAGCTCCACGGCTTGTTGATCCAGCAACTGGAACTTGGTCGAGTCATAGACAATGGCACAGCCATCCGTCCGTTGGCCGGTCTTCTTTTTGTACACATAGGCCAGCCGTCGGCCGCTGCCCATGCCCAGACCCTGGATGAACGGGGCCAAATGATCGAACTGAATCTCCTGCAGGCACAGGATGTCAGGATTCAGACGGATTAGCTCCCGCTGAAGGTTCTGCTGGCGACGACGCCACGTGAGGAACTCCTGCTGGATATTCTggtacagatacagatgctCCAGCAACAGGTCCTGGGCCAAAATATTGTACGAGACCAGCTTAAAGGTGGCCGCCTTATTGTTGTTAATGCTCTTCCTGCCACCATTGGCACCCAGAATTGGTGTCCAGCGTCGGTTGAAGTCGTAGCTCGTTTCCATTTTCGTGCGTTTTACTTTGACGCTATTCGTGATATTGAGACGCCTGGCGATGGCGCTGGGAATTTCGATGGGGAATGCGCGGAGCAGGGCTTTGTACATCTCCTCAGTTGTGATTCGCCATCGGCCAAAGCGTCTCGCGTCCTTATTATTTggttaaatttataaaacttgaaATTTTGGCTTCGAATGTGACAACGAAAGGGAAGGGGAGGGGATAGAAAATGCTTCAGTCAGCTGTTTTTGCCTTGTTTGCTTTAGTTGTTCCTTTCTTCTTGGCTGGGTTGCATAAGAGATTGTTATCGATAACAAGCAGAGCGCGTTGCTTTATCGAAATTCAAAATGTgtgttattattttcttaacaGGACTGCTCTCGCTCTGATCCTGTGCCTAGCTTTGACTGCACTGATGGACCTACCAGCAGCCTGGCCACCACTTCTGTGGCCACCACTTTGCGGTTGACCAATTGCCAACGAGCCGACAGCGAGCCCATTTATTCAGAGATTGAGGAAGACTGCTTGCGGTTTAGGGGGAGTCCCCATCATGAGGTCAGGACTGCAGCACATCCAAATAATCCTACCATTAGCTCCACGGCCACATCCACGCCCAGCTCTACAGCTTATGTGAGTGAAATCACGCCAGTGCCCTCGCCCTCGCCCGCTGATCTTAGTGCCCTGTACGCCCGGGTGCAGAAGACGCCCAAGAACTCGCCTCAGACAAAGGCACAGGTAGTGCAAAGTGAAGATGAAGTAACCAGGGTTCCGATGGGGCAACCTAAAGCCCAGTTAGTACAGAGTGAAGTAACCACAAAGGCGGCGCAGCAAACCATTGCTGCAGTTCCTAAACCACCCTTGGCCTTGGGTCACTTCCTACACGAATCCCTGAAAAACGGCAGCTTCTTTCAATTCATGCCTTTGCCCGAGGAGCCAGGCAGTAGCTCCGAGACCACCTCCTGCTCGGCCAGTCAGAGCACCGGATCATCGGTGGTTCATCAGCCCAAGCTTAAGTCACCACCGCCACTAACTCATCATTCGCTAAACAACATCAGTGAGAAGGATTCGCCGCCCAAAAAGAACAGGAATCTCTCCCGTTCGGAACTCTCGCTGCAGCGCAGTGAAATCTTTCTGGACAACTTGTGTCGCAGTGAACTAGTGCTAGATCGCCTGGAGAAAGTGCCCAATGTGAGTGATTTATACAAGAAAAAACCTCAAACTTTATTTACAACTTGGAAAAAACTCTCTTTTAGACCTCTTCCCATGTGGATTCCGTGTCCTATGACCTGCCCCATGAAGGTGTGGAAGAGCTGTATGCGGATTATAGCAGCTCTTCTTTTGTGACCAATGAGTACGGCTTAGGGCAGATAGAACCCGAGCCGGAGAACCAAAGTACCCCGAAAAAgaggcaacaacagcagccacagcagcagagCCAGAGGTTCACCACCAAGGTAGAGATTTTTGTTGACTCCCATTAAGGGATACACTCTGTATACACTGTAAATAGCTTCTATCCATCATCACTTGCTGTACTGTACACTCATCCATGGCTTTCTtataaaatacacaaatttGTTGGTTCATCAACTTTGATTCAGTAGATTCAGTTTGTCTTTCAGCCTGCCGCCGCCGGTAATCTAAGCATTGATATTAACGATGGCCCAGCCACGCCGCTGCGTCAAAATCTCAGCTTCAGCTGCCCCACAACGCCCCAGCAGGCGGAGACCGTCCTCCACAACAGCTCTAGTTTGGGTGAGCTGCCCAGTGAGAGCCAACTGATGTCGGTTAGCGCTTTGGCTCGCTATCGCCTGCTGAAGGATGCCCTGCGTCGTTCGTATCGCAAGGGCAAGGACTTTATCAAAGCCGAAAAGCAGCGGCTGGCTCAGAGTTTGAATTTGTCGCGGGATCAGTCCCAGGCAGGGGAGTGCGACAGTAGCACCTACTATGCCAGCTTTAATTTGGATTCCCTGCTGAACGAGTCGCTAAGCACCAGCGAGCAACTGGCCCAGGCTGTTAGTATCTGCCGCCAAATGCCAGAGCTGGAGATCTCCTCGGAGATGGTGGAGGCCGAGCGATTGCTGCTTTTCTCTAGCCTGCGTAAGGCAGCGCCGCTCAGTGAGGATTATGCTGTTGTAGCTGCTGAAAATCCAGGGCGTTCCCAGTGCCTTTTGATTGATGCGATGGAGCTGCCTGTAAGGGCCGATGTGAGCCTGGATATGTTCTTCAACTATCACTttatctgcacctttgagaGCGGCGGTGTCATACGTTCCACGCAGTCGGTGGAGTGTCAGAATGGCTCGGCCTTCTTTAGGGACTGCGGCCTGGAGTTTTACAGTGATGAAAGGTCGGATTCCCTGGAGCTGCGTTGCCAGATCTTCATGCTGCGTCTGCGCAAGGTCTCCACACTTTCCCTGGAGCCTGCCAAATCGCTGGTAAGTAGTACATAGCTCTCCATGCCAGGCTTGAGTCTTATATATTTCGTACCTTGCAGCGTCGTGGCAGTGGCAATCTGGGTtcctccaactccaactcttCAGCGGGTTCTTCTGGACCAGAAAACATAATCTCCCGGTTTAGGTTGCATGCGTCGTTTACCCTGAGAGCCATGGACTTAGCTCCCTTTGAACTGGTGGCCAGTGAGACAAGATCTGGTGACAAGATCTGCCTGCGCAGCTCGAAAACCTGGAAGTTTCCTCTAAGTCCACACTCCAAGTCCACGAATCTGGGACCGGGTATATCCATCACAGGCAGAGTGGATCTACGTCTGCCCAAGATCCATTTCGCTGGTTACCTAAACGTGCAGGATCCTAAGAGCAGACACCACTGGAACCGCCGCTGGTGCAGCCTGGATGGTGTGCTCGTATCCGTTTGGCAGCACGAGCACAATCTGGCAGATGAATCACCCATTTTCACCATGGAACTGCCGGGATGTGGACAAACTGATATATCGGCAGCTCCCCGAGAGCTGTGCGCTCGAGCCAGGAGCTTTCTGGTCCAGGGCAAGCAGTCGGAATACGAATCAGGTGTCTTCTTTGCGGCAGATACTCAAGCGGAGCTGCTAGAATGGCTAACACACTTGAATGAGGCTCTGCGATTTGCCAGGCATTGGCTGAGCGCCACCTGACAGGTGTTGCATTCCATAGATATTCCTTATTTTTCCgccttttttttgcctccttttttttatattttatctatGTTTGTGTTAcgttatgtatttatatatatatattttggtattCTCCgggaattgtaaatttgaatgTTTGCCATGCAAACTTGCCGTTGGAATTGAGTTTAAGTTAAATTGTAGAAAGATATATCTGTAGATTTAGAAAGTAAACATTCCTGGGCCTTTTGGGGGGTGAATAGTCAATAATATCGGAACTATGGATGTATATCGAGAGGAAAATAATGTAAACTTTGatatattgaaattttaaatataacaaaatatgggataaatgttaaaataacgataatattaaaagaaatttgataaaatttcgatagaaaaaaagtttaaaaaaaacttaaattctatatttgaatatttcaaGTAtcaatattttcgatattttgaacGTTAAATTATcccaatatatatgtacatcccTATTGTCTTTCAAGAGaccaaaaattatataaaacatcGAATATTCTGGATGATATTGATAAGTTAAATGtgatatttttgattatttcaagtatcaacatatcaaatttaaaatattttctatatcgtGAATAGAAAACTATCCAGATATGTACATCCATACCACATATATAGTACCCCCCGTTGCTTTTTCTATGGACTTTTGCCGTTCAcgtcacaacaacaacagtttaTTACATACATAATTTACATGGGGGGCTACGAGATAAGACGATAAGATACAGATAGtcgattatatatatatatatttttgatatacATAGGTTACAAATATGATACACAATGTACGTACGTTATATGCGCGCTTCGGGTGTCCCGGTTATCGCCGCCCCACATCCTCACATTCATGCCTAGTTAGTGCCTAAACGCATAGCTATTACATTTTAAGTATATGTACTATTACCTTTAAGCTGCGTTTCTCATGtaatttcgttttcgtttttggttttcgttttcgtttgcTCATTACAGTGCAAAACATAAAGAGAGTCTGAGGTTATGTTTGTTGTGGTATTGTTTCTCAAGCAATTTACATACTTATAACTTGTACACTTGAACTTAAGCACTTACTATTCTCTATTGATCTCTGACAATGATTTTAAAACTGTTTTCTGGTTGGGCTCTAGTCTTCTGTGGCTATTTTGTGGGGGTCTAGGTCTAGGGATATGCAGGTgcgcagtgtgtgtgtgagtcgggcctggtttttctttgttatATGGGGGGATTTTCCTCTGACTTAGCCTCAGGCCAGCACGTACTTCCACACGCGATTCGTTTGATGATTGGTCCCAATCTCGGTCACATACAGTGCCGAACCGTTAACGCTGACCGCCATGGAGTGGGGATTCTTGAAGTCGCCCCAGTGACCAATGATGGCCTCCGAGCGGGGATCAATGGTGAAGCCTCGCACGGGCAGCATCGAAGTGGGTCCATTGACGGCAAACACTATATCGCCATAGCTGGCCACGCCAAAGACGCGTCCTAGATCGGGCTCCTGGATGGTGGCTGCGGGTTCACCCTCGCCATGGGAGGAAATCAAGCCAGCTCTGCAAAGATAAGCTTAAGGATTAAACTGCACTGAGAAAGAATATAAATACTCTTACTTGGGACACACCACACGCATGTTTTCCCGATCGGCAATGCACAGGAGATCCAGGTGTTCCAGCAGGGTGATGGCATGTGGCACTTGCAGGGACAGGAACTCTAAAGAAACAAGGATTGTTAGTTAATCTCAGAGTTAACcaaaatattacgtatacgcaccgGGTGGCTGGGGAATGGTTCTCAATAGTTTACCAGCAGCATTAAACTTCAATATACGACTATTGCAATAACCATCGGCAATGAAAAACTGtggaaaaataggaaaataagaaaaattctCAACTAGACCTCCCTTACTCACCTCTCCCGTGGTGGCCACTGCTATGGAAGTGGGCTTACACAAATGCTTAACGGATGAGC includes:
- the LOC108076389 gene encoding uncharacterized protein isoform X2 — translated: MATTFAGSKFSTKHVLADDDEEGEEEQTEEDEEEEDSAKSGSTSSFSLQECIDEFRARRTRRVSSHSRDCDSNLPRNNREPRTRRTMDADLINQNRCNKEQERKGKPCQNGFCYCFTSDSGDCASTAPPRDQHVRLPRRSRRSESSKATKHNNLGSQEKQQPEKRRLSEPANVKSSSTSPLTAVSRLRAVSGDSDPLIHIIQELRDNCVVSEVRVNRQKLPIATCRHRRNTQSQTLKATTTTKQASYEAIEYKPSAPVLSNISEQESAVEEEYEKEMKHEKESLEPSSRRSSGSRRSSGGGGRLLQKRLSQREAKYKSRVSQKPPPPKPPRCSSHSLTDGTSLTSTNPSVREAERVLDEFLRKRGVRVPVSNLTKSKESQRRSYPMAEVEKPRKSPSKAHLPTCPSLSDIERVVESKRGSHYARNIRQETGIQSRKSAESKQIILGWTEPKISDMLNYEGKQKAKEFETHDAPAQPQVAIGWQLPQPVVPKISLDTVDGSMSENLASNMEYKDTPIKYPRGIKITATGGQASQKFIWGEQWRNLSPWKSNKSKKLGTKSKNFLNNSKNKILRFVSPKKSNQQEEQPQIRTPPKLCTVGVQTSTSQLDLQSQSPPGSYHSPMQTTPSATTTSTRQQPYFDFERKVEAPTPPKKLPRANRARKLDFQAEPTTAATYRSYQKDLDHDVTINKMGYLLSKIRANLEASDDRAVRTFRDCSRSDPVPSFDCTDGPTSSLATTSVATTLRLTNCQRADSEPIYSEIEEDCLRFRGSPHHEVRTAAHPNNPTISSTATSTPSSTAYVSEITPVPSPSPADLSALYARVQKTPKNSPQTKAQVVQSEDEVTRVPMGQPKAQLVQSEVTTKAAQQTIAAVPKPPLALGHFLHESLKNGSFFQFMPLPEEPGSSSETTSCSASQSTGSSVVHQPKLKSPPPLTHHSLNNISEKDSPPKKNRNLSRSELSLQRSEIFLDNLCRSELVLDRLEKVPNTSSHVDSVSYDLPHEGVEELYADYSSSSFVTNEYGLGQIEPEPENQSTPKKRQQQQPQQQSQRFTTKFVFQPAAAGNLSIDINDGPATPLRQNLSFSCPTTPQQAETVLHNSSSLGELPSESQLMSVSALARYRLLKDALRRSYRKGKDFIKAEKQRLAQSLNLSRDQSQAGECDSSTYYASFNLDSLLNESLSTSEQLAQAVSICRQMPELEISSEMVEAERLLLFSSLRKAAPLSEDYAVVAAENPGRSQCLLIDAMELPVRADVSLDMFFNYHFICTFESGGVIRSTQSVECQNGSAFFRDCGLEFYSDERSDSLELRCQIFMLRLRKVSTLSLEPAKSLRRGSGNLGSSNSNSSAGSSGPENIISRFRLHASFTLRAMDLAPFELVASETRSGDKICLRSSKTWKFPLSPHSKSTNLGPGISITGRVDLRLPKIHFAGYLNVQDPKSRHHWNRRWCSLDGVLVSVWQHEHNLADESPIFTMELPGCGQTDISAAPRELCARARSFLVQGKQSEYESGVFFAADTQAELLEWLTHLNEALRFARHWLSAT
- the LOC108076389 gene encoding uncharacterized protein isoform X1; translated protein: MATTFAGSKFSTKHVLADDDEEGEEEQTEEDEEEEDSAKSGSTSSFSLQECIDEFRARRTRRVSSHSRDCDSNLPRNNREPRTRRTMDADLINQNRCNKEQERKGKPCQNGFCYCFTSDSGDCASTAPPRDQHVRLPRRSRRSESSKATKHNNLGSQEKQQPEKRRLSEPANVKSSSTSPLTAVSRLRAVSGDSDPLIHIIQELRDNCVVSEVRVNRQKLPIATCRHRRNTQSQTLKATTTTKQASYEAIEYKPSAPVLSNISEQESAVEEEYEKEMKHEKESLEPSSRRSSGSRRSSGGGGRLLQKRLSQREAKYKSRVSQKPPPPKPPRCSSHSLTDGTSLTSTNPSVREAERVLDEFLRKRGVRVPVSNLTKSKESQRRSYPMAEVEKPRKSPSKAHLPTCPSLSDIERVVESKRGSHYARNIRQETGIQSRKSAESKQIILGWTEPKISDMLNYEGKQKAKEFETHDAPAQPQVAIGWQLPQPVVPKISLDTVDGSMSENLASNMEYKDTPIKYPRGIKITATGGQASQKFIWGEQWRNLSPWKSNKSKKLGTKSKNFLNNSKNKILRFVSPKKSNQQEEQPQIRTPPKLCTVGVQTSTSQLDLQSQSPPGSYHSPMQTTPSATTTSTRQQPYFDFERKVEAPTPPKKLPRANRARKLDFQAEPTTAATYRSYQKDLDHDVTINKMGYLLSKIRANLEASDDRAVRTFRDCSRSDPVPSFDCTDGPTSSLATTSVATTLRLTNCQRADSEPIYSEIEEDCLRFRGSPHHEVRTAAHPNNPTISSTATSTPSSTAYVSEITPVPSPSPADLSALYARVQKTPKNSPQTKAQVVQSEDEVTRVPMGQPKAQLVQSEVTTKAAQQTIAAVPKPPLALGHFLHESLKNGSFFQFMPLPEEPGSSSETTSCSASQSTGSSVVHQPKLKSPPPLTHHSLNNISEKDSPPKKNRNLSRSELSLQRSEIFLDNLCRSELVLDRLEKVPNTSSHVDSVSYDLPHEGVEELYADYSSSSFVTNEYGLGQIEPEPENQSTPKKRQQQQPQQQSQRFTTKIQFVFQPAAAGNLSIDINDGPATPLRQNLSFSCPTTPQQAETVLHNSSSLGELPSESQLMSVSALARYRLLKDALRRSYRKGKDFIKAEKQRLAQSLNLSRDQSQAGECDSSTYYASFNLDSLLNESLSTSEQLAQAVSICRQMPELEISSEMVEAERLLLFSSLRKAAPLSEDYAVVAAENPGRSQCLLIDAMELPVRADVSLDMFFNYHFICTFESGGVIRSTQSVECQNGSAFFRDCGLEFYSDERSDSLELRCQIFMLRLRKVSTLSLEPAKSLRRGSGNLGSSNSNSSAGSSGPENIISRFRLHASFTLRAMDLAPFELVASETRSGDKICLRSSKTWKFPLSPHSKSTNLGPGISITGRVDLRLPKIHFAGYLNVQDPKSRHHWNRRWCSLDGVLVSVWQHEHNLADESPIFTMELPGCGQTDISAAPRELCARARSFLVQGKQSEYESGVFFAADTQAELLEWLTHLNEALRFARHWLSAT